From a region of the Vicia villosa cultivar HV-30 ecotype Madison, WI unplaced genomic scaffold, Vvil1.0 ctg.003033F_1_1, whole genome shotgun sequence genome:
- the LOC131640303 gene encoding patellin-3-like: MAENNNSNPTPPPPSPPPQQETDSSTLTPQPQPQPEPQPEPQPELPVTDQNELPDPPPQPTESETDSKGNQSQDVVAPEPSPEPQPEQNQQQQQLKKIPVNLVSFKEESNKLSDLSDSETTSLNQLKHLITESTKGEQVSIYGVPLLADERTDVILLKFLRARDFKPKDSHTMLTNTLQWRKDFNIDSLLDEDLGEDLDKVVFMHGFSREAHPVCYNVYGEFQNKELYDKTFGNEERRNRFLRWRIQFLEKSIRKLDFYPGGVNTVFQVNDLKNSPGPAKRELRLATKQALQLLQDNYPEFVAKQVFINVPWWYLAFYTMINPFLTQRTKSKFVFAGPSKSPDTLFKYISPEQVPVQYGGLSVDFCDCNPDFSINDPTTEIPVKPTTKQTVEIAIYEKCIIVWELRVVGWEVSYSAEFKPDAEDRYAVIIQKATKMAPSDEPVVSNSFKVGELGKLLLTVDNPTLKKKRLLYRFKIKPYSD, translated from the exons ATGGCCGAAAATAACAACTCAAACCCTACTCCTCCTCCACCGTCACCACCACCGCAACAAGAAACCGATTCATCCACCCTAACTCCCCAGCCACAGCCACAACCAGAACCACAACCAGAACCACAACCGGAACTCCCGGTAACCGACCAAAATGAACTCCCCGATCCACCACCTCAACCAACCGAATCAGAAACCGATTCAAAAGGTAACCAGTCACAAGATGTAGTAGCACCAGAACCCTCACCAGAACCCCAACccgaacaaaatcaacaacaacaacaactgaaGAAAATTCCAGTAAATTTAGTTTCATTCAAAGAAGAAAGCAACAAACTAAGCGATCTCTCCGATTCAGAAACAACTTCACTCAACCAACTCAAACACCTCATTACTGAATCAACCAAAGGTGAACAAGTTTCAATCTACGGCGTCCCCCTTCTCGCCGACGAACGCACCGACGTAATCCTCCTCAAATTCCTCCGCGCTCGCGACTTCAAACCGAAAGACTCCCACACAATGCTCACCAACACCCTCCAATGGCGAAAAGACTTCAACATAGACTCACTTCTGGACGAAGATCTAGGCGAGGATTTAGACAAAGTTGTTTTCATGCATGGCTTTTCAAGAGAGGCGCATCCTGTTTGTTATAATGTGTATGGTGAGTTTCAGAATAAGGAGCTTTATGATAAGACTTTCGGGAATGAGGAAAGGAGGAACAGGTTTTTGAGATGGAGGattcagtttttggagaagagtaTTAGGAAGCTTGATTTTTATCCTGGTGGTGTTAACACTGTTTTTCAAGTTAATGATTTGAAAAACTCGCCGGGGCCGGCGAAAAGGGAGCTTAGACTTGCTACTAAACAGGCGCTGCAGTTGCTTCAGGATAATTATCCTGAGTTTGTTGCTAAACAG GTTTTTATCAATGTGCCATGGTGGTATCTTGCATTCTATACGATGATCAATCCGTTCTTGACTCAGAGGACGAAGAGTAAATTTGTGTTTGCAGGCCCATCCAAGTCTCCCGACACACTTTTCAA GTATATTTCTCCTGAGCAAGTGCCAGTTCAGTATGGTGGCCTGAGTGTTGATTTTTGTGATTGCAACCCGGATTTCAGCATTAACGATCCCACCACGGAAATTCCTGTAAAGCCAACCACTAAGCAAACCGTCGAAATTGCTATATACGAG AAATGCATTATTGTCTGGGAGTTGCGTGTGGTGGGCTGGGAAGTTAGTTACAGTGCTGAATTCAAACCTGATGCTGAGGATAGATATGCAGTTATTATACAGAAGGCTACAAAGATGGCCCCTAGCGATGAACCAGTAGTTTCCAACAGCTTTAAAGTCGGTGAACTAGGAAAATTGCTCCTCACTGTCGACAATCCTACCTTGAAAAAGAAGAGGCTTCTTTACAGGTTCAAGATAAAACCCTACTCTGATTAA